The proteins below come from a single Oerskovia jenensis genomic window:
- a CDS encoding glycerol-3-phosphate dehydrogenase/oxidase, which translates to MTSSRLTAESRQRALDALEASTSADQELDVLVIGGGVTGAGIALDAVTRGLSTAIVEGQDWASGTSSRSSKLVHGGLRYLQMLDFHLVHEALTERDLLIKDLAPHLVRPVPFLYPLEHRVWERAYVGAGIALYDTLASMAPGKRALPLHRHLSRKQMERKFPDLAHDAAIGAVQYWDASVDDARLVSTLIRTATSYGAHAASRTQVVELTKGSTGAVNGAILEDLETGRRITVRARAVINATGVWTEDTEALAGTDGGLRVLASKGVHIVVPRERIKGQVGLILQTEKSVLFIIPWSRYWVIGTTDTPWEQELTHPVATSADIEYILEHANAVLAQPLTRDDIIGTYAGLRPLLQPGTKEGTSSAKVSREHTTASPTPGLTVIAGGKLTTYRVMAKDAVDFAIGQRSAALPSITDKIPLVGAVGLDAVRRQARPWASKYRWTPQMVDHLLHRYGSNLRDIVALCEADPTLATPLEHAPAYLRAEISYGVTHEGALHLEDLLLHRTRLNYEVLDRGLGALPEIADIAAPLLGWDDERKAAEIASYTERAAAEEAAEQEPDDATAERTRLAADDVAPLKPLSGS; encoded by the coding sequence ATGACTTCCAGCAGACTCACCGCAGAGTCTCGCCAGCGGGCGCTCGACGCGCTCGAGGCGAGCACGAGCGCGGACCAGGAGCTCGACGTCCTCGTGATCGGTGGCGGCGTGACCGGGGCCGGCATCGCCCTCGACGCCGTGACCCGCGGACTCTCGACGGCGATCGTCGAGGGTCAGGACTGGGCCTCGGGCACGTCGAGCCGCTCGAGCAAGCTGGTCCACGGCGGTCTGCGCTACCTCCAGATGCTCGACTTCCACCTGGTCCACGAGGCGCTGACCGAGCGTGACCTCCTCATCAAGGACCTCGCGCCGCACCTCGTGCGCCCCGTCCCCTTCCTGTACCCCCTCGAGCACCGCGTGTGGGAGCGTGCCTACGTCGGCGCCGGCATCGCGCTGTACGACACGCTCGCGAGCATGGCCCCGGGAAAGCGGGCACTCCCGCTGCACCGTCACCTCTCGCGCAAGCAGATGGAGCGCAAGTTCCCCGACCTCGCGCACGACGCGGCGATCGGCGCCGTCCAGTACTGGGACGCGTCGGTCGACGACGCACGCCTGGTCTCGACGCTCATCCGCACCGCGACCTCCTACGGCGCGCACGCCGCCTCCCGCACCCAGGTCGTCGAGCTGACCAAGGGATCGACCGGCGCGGTCAACGGCGCGATCCTCGAGGACCTCGAGACGGGCCGGCGCATCACGGTCCGCGCCCGCGCCGTCATCAACGCGACGGGCGTGTGGACCGAGGACACCGAGGCGCTCGCCGGGACCGACGGCGGGCTGCGCGTCCTGGCCTCCAAGGGCGTCCACATCGTCGTCCCCCGCGAACGCATCAAGGGCCAGGTCGGCCTGATCCTGCAGACCGAGAAGTCCGTGCTGTTCATCATCCCGTGGTCCCGCTACTGGGTCATCGGCACGACCGACACGCCCTGGGAGCAGGAGCTCACGCACCCCGTCGCGACCTCCGCGGACATCGAGTACATCCTCGAGCACGCCAACGCCGTCCTCGCCCAGCCCCTGACGCGCGACGACATCATCGGCACCTACGCCGGACTGCGCCCGCTGCTCCAGCCCGGGACCAAGGAGGGCACGAGCTCGGCGAAGGTCTCGCGCGAGCACACCACGGCCTCCCCGACCCCCGGTCTCACGGTCATCGCGGGCGGCAAGCTCACGACGTACCGGGTCATGGCCAAGGACGCGGTCGACTTCGCGATCGGCCAGCGCTCCGCGGCCCTGCCCTCGATCACGGACAAGATCCCGCTGGTCGGCGCCGTCGGCCTCGACGCGGTCCGCCGCCAGGCCCGCCCGTGGGCCTCGAAGTACCGCTGGACCCCGCAGATGGTCGACCACCTCCTGCACCGCTACGGCTCCAACCTGCGCGACATCGTCGCGCTCTGCGAGGCCGACCCCACGCTGGCCACGCCGCTCGAGCACGCCCCCGCCTACCTGCGGGCCGAGATCAGCTACGGCGTGACCCACGAAGGGGCCCTGCACCTCGAGGACCTGCTGCTGCACCGCACACGCCTGAACTACGAGGTGCTCGACCGCGGGCTCGGCGCCCTCCCCGAGATCGCCGACATCGCGGCCCCGCTCCTCGGCTGGGACGACGAGCGCAAGGCCGCGGAGATCGCGTCCTACACCGAGCGTGCCGCCGCGGAGGAGGCCGCGGAGCAGGAGCCCGACGACGCCACGGCCGAACGCACGCGCCTCGCCGCCGACGACGTCGCCCCGCTCAAGCCCCTCTCCGGGTCCTGA